From a region of the Aeoliella mucimassa genome:
- a CDS encoding glucan biosynthesis protein: protein MLGSLPTLVIATAVVTAVATAPANSAEFGMADVERMAEKMAATKHVPPARVGDAFLDLNYDTFRLIAQRNENAMWRDQSLDTWMEFFPAGFLYEYPVKIHVVEDDQVQDVAFGDQWFQFRGESAPLAKADGGGFAGLRLLTQLPGNEHKTEYLSFLGASYFRGIGSQQWYGSSARGLAVDIGLGTPEEFPRFIEFWIEKPAAKRQDNSVRMWALLDSPGVVGAYEFTIHPGEETRLQVTAKVWQRHGLQKLALAPITSMFMWNEQSHPTGDTRPEVHDADTLVVHRNQGDWVTRPLTRPEKPHVESWKVDQLLGFGLLQTERDFDKYRDEEAHYHLRPNVWVEPGKGDVWRDGRVELLELDAKHEGVDNIGAYYVVDPKKHSPEQPIEFEYELTFGTKLPAGFAPREAKVAAHK from the coding sequence ATGCTTGGTTCCTTGCCAACCTTAGTGATTGCGACTGCGGTCGTTACTGCCGTAGCGACCGCGCCGGCTAACTCCGCCGAGTTCGGCATGGCCGACGTCGAGCGCATGGCCGAGAAGATGGCCGCAACCAAACATGTTCCGCCGGCTCGCGTCGGTGATGCGTTTCTCGATTTGAATTACGACACGTTTCGTCTGATCGCCCAGCGCAACGAGAACGCGATGTGGCGCGACCAGTCGCTCGACACCTGGATGGAGTTCTTCCCTGCTGGATTTCTGTATGAGTATCCAGTGAAGATCCATGTGGTCGAAGACGACCAAGTGCAAGACGTCGCGTTTGGCGATCAATGGTTCCAATTCCGCGGCGAGTCGGCTCCGCTGGCCAAGGCCGATGGAGGTGGGTTTGCCGGACTCCGGTTGCTGACCCAGTTGCCTGGCAACGAGCACAAGACGGAGTACCTGTCGTTCCTCGGTGCCAGCTACTTCCGCGGCATCGGTAGCCAGCAATGGTATGGCTCGTCGGCCCGCGGCCTGGCCGTCGACATCGGACTCGGCACGCCCGAGGAGTTCCCTCGCTTCATTGAGTTTTGGATCGAGAAGCCAGCCGCCAAGCGGCAAGACAACAGCGTGCGCATGTGGGCCCTGCTCGATAGTCCGGGCGTGGTAGGTGCTTACGAGTTCACCATTCACCCGGGCGAAGAAACGCGTTTGCAGGTCACCGCCAAGGTGTGGCAACGTCACGGTTTGCAAAAGCTGGCCCTGGCGCCGATTACCAGCATGTTCATGTGGAACGAGCAATCGCACCCCACAGGCGACACTCGTCCCGAAGTGCATGATGCCGACACCTTGGTGGTGCACCGCAACCAAGGCGATTGGGTCACCCGTCCGCTCACTCGCCCTGAGAAACCTCACGTCGAGTCGTGGAAAGTCGATCAACTGCTCGGCTTTGGTTTGTTGCAGACCGAGCGCGACTTCGACAAGTACCGCGACGAAGAAGCCCACTATCATCTGCGCCCGAACGTGTGGGTCGAACCTGGCAAAGGCGACGTATGGCGCGACGGGCGAGTGGAGCTTCTGGAGTTGGATGCCAAGCACGAAGGAGTCGACAACATCGGCGCCTACTACGTGGTGGATCCCAAGAAGCACTCGCCCGAGCAACCGATCGAGTTTGAATACGAGTTGACCTTTGGCACCAAGCTGCCCGCTGGCTTCGCTCCCCGCGAAGCAAAAGTAGCCGCTCACAAGTGA